TCCTAGCTCCTCCGAACTATTCCCTCCCTCCTCGCTGTCACTTCCATGACAGGAGGTAAAATCAGAGGCCGTAGGGTTTTCTCCCTCTATGCTAGAAAAGCCTGCCAAATCTATCATAAATTCTTTCCCCATCCTCTCTTCAGTACTACCAGATGACattattgcaaaaataaagagaaaatacgAAGTAAGGAAGTCTTAGCCAACATAAGAAGCAATGAATAATAGGGGGGAAAAACCCTAAAAACTTGGAACCTGCAAAGGAAATTGGAAAAATCTTATGAGGAACTATTACCTACaataaagaagaaatggaGGAGAAGAAAACTTACTCAAAAAGAAGGAGGCATGCAAAatgtcaaaagaaaaattacctTAAATATGAAGCAACCAAGCAGTCCATCTGCATAGAACTCAGCGCCCTCTTCTCCTTCCTGTCACTGCGCCTCTAATTAGAAAGCGCGTGTCTTTAGCGCATAGCTAAGTCTATATCTCTTctttatcttttgtaattatcaCATAACTTCTTGCAGATATGCACAGATCCCCCAAATCCATGTGTGTGTACAAGTTATTTTCAGCCAGCAAGATTCTCCTCATTAGCACGGCAAGGGACAAACCCAAGCACCCAAGCAGGACTTTCCCTGCTGGATAAGCACAgacaaaaaatcttttattttgcaggaTTATTTCTTCCTACTCCAAATGTTTGCCACCAAGTCTCTCACTCCTGGAGGAGGGGGGGTGATGATGCCCCCTCAAATAATTTTCCTCaaattccaagaaaaagaaagtgtaCCCTTATCCTTACTAACCTGGCAAGCCCAAGAAACGAGCTCAATCCGACAAGAGAGTCAGCATACAGTAGGATCGACATGTCACACAAGTTACTAACACTTTAAAACATGTCATACTAAAATGTCTCCTACTAACTCTAAGAGATCCGGTTGAAATCAACTCTTTAAGCAGCAGATAACAGATTCCCGAATTTTCGAATTGACCTGATAAGACCTCTTGAAACAGTCATAACacttttttagttatttgCTAACATGTGTAGCTATCGAATACATATTATTTGTCATAACCACTCTCTGGATCCTACTTCATGATGGGTTATAAATTGACTCTTTGTGCAGTTATTTtggcaaaatatttatatatatcacccTTCAACTCTTATTTTCTCTCGATTTTTAAGctattttcaatttacttTTTGCACCCCCACACAATTTTCATTACTTCAACATCATTTTCAACCATTATTGTAACATTGAttcaagttttttcttttatttcttgagTAAGAACATTACTGACTTAAGTATTGGGAATGCTAACCTCCATTTTAGGTTAATCCCccattaattttagatttttgtaaaattctttTGATCCTTGTGGTGTGTGGACACGGGTATCTGTAATTGCATCAAACCTTAAGGTTGCATTTGGATTGAaggatttaaaattctttgaatttgtttggataattctaaatttaaaaaatatcaaatcaatcaattttaattttgaactataatttagttgaatattgatgaatttaaaattcttttttcaatccATCCCATCAAATACGAATCCATTAATCCATATGCACCCCAAGAAAACTTGATAAAATTTAccattttcttaatatatgaaaaaataaaaatatatttgaatcaGTATTGGTTcgagtattttattttaagaagatacattttatttaaattatatttttattagaagaGTCGAATCTTATTTTCTAcaaatgaattttgtaaattttgaaaatgattaatatttggaatgatatttttaaattgagtaAATTGCAATAGACTCCCCTAAATTTATcgtagttataaatatatgtttattgtttaaaaaattgtaaataaccCCCTTAAATTAACTATCGTTAACAAATAATTCTGCTGACAACTCACCATAAgagatatttattaaacaccgttaattttaatacaatacttatatttatttaataataaaaaaatttataattataaataattttaaaataaatcattgtaatttaggTTTCTAAAtcaatttcaaaacaaataaataaagaaaacaggACAATTTTGAGAGAAAAGACAAACATGGCTTAATCTGATGTCACGTGTAAAACGTGTAAAACCGCCAAAACTCAAACAAAGAGACATCAGAGAGAGTTCAAATCAACTACAGACCGTTGTTTGTACACCTGTGTCTACATTGGACCTCACGCATCATTAATTGTACATTCTCagagctatatatatatatagaaacaGACGTGCacgtatatatgtatatttcgTTCTTCACTTTCTCACTCTCTTCTTATCTCCCGCATATGAGGATTGAGCTGAGCTCCGGGATGACGTCATCTTCATCGTCCTCGGCGTCATCCTTCTTCTCTCGTTTTTGGTCGTCCGCTCTTCGGTCGAAACCGCTGTCTCCGGCTGTGGAAACCTCTGTCCGTACGAGCTCCGGCGACGGCCTCGTCCGGAGGCTAGGCCTCTTAGATTTGATTCTACTGGGCATTGGCGCATCGATTGGCGCTGGTATATTCGTCGTCACCGGCACAGTTGCTCGCGACGCTGGTCCCGGTtggtgattttgattttgacttCGTTTTCGTTTCTTTCTCTGTTGATTGCAACGggaatttgtattttactGAGCGGCCTCTAACATTTAATACTTCGCTGTGAGACACTTTGTATTGGTACGATATATAGAAgtacatcatttttatttattgtgataTTACTTATTGGAAATGAGCTTCGCTTTAAGTTCACATTTAATTGATCTTGCATATGAGGATGTTCTGAACCTGACGGTTAATTATTACTCTATGTCTTCGATATTCTGggaaattcaattatttactACTGAAAATACTTTATGGTGGTAGAGGAGCTCAGTTGACTGATCCTTGAAGTACTTATCTGATATCCCTACTTTTAAGCTTTGGGACGTGATGATTTCATGAGCTTTCTGgacatttaaaataagataaaagaaGTTAGTGatttttctttacaatttGATTCACCCCTTTAATCATCTCTTCTAAGATGAAATTCTTGTGGAGAAATTGAATAACATTGTTTGAACTTGTCAATGACTGATCATCTTTTCTAATGCCTTTAACTCCTCTCATGATTTTCAAATGCAGGGGTTACAATTAGTTTCATCATAGCTGGAGCATCTTGTGTTCTCAATGCACTGTGTTATGCTGAGCTAGCTTCTCGCTTTCCGGCAGTAGTTGGGGGAGCATACATGTACACATACTCAGCTTTCAACGAGCTCACTGCTTTTCTTGTCTTTGCTCAGTTGATGCTTGACTATCATATTGCTGCTGCTAGCATAGCACGTAGCTTAGCAAGTTATGTGGTTACTGTCCTAGAGTTGATTCCCTTCCTTAAGGATAATATTCCAAGCTGGGTTGGGCATGGTGAAGAAGTTCTTGGAGCTTTATCCATTAATATATTAGCTCCTATTCTCCTAGTGCTTCTGACTGTAGTTCTGTGTTGGGGTGTTGGAGAATCTTCAATACTAAATTCAATCATGACAGTGACAAAGGTTATCTTCACATCCTAcaatttcttcttctgtttCTAAACTTTGCTTGAATGAAAACTAGGAGAGAAAATTAAAGCTTCTgaatactaataattaattcaatagaatttattttgcattccttttgataattatgtacTTATTAACACATGTGACTGACTGAACCAGAAGTTTCAGATTATTGACAGAATTCTCTAAGCAGTTTGGAGATTTTGTTGGGACCGGTTAGGATGCATCAACATGCTTTAATTTGTGCATGTTTGGGTCAAATATCtaatccattttattttaccacACACAAACTAGAACTTTAGGCTGTCCTTGAATTCTTCTGATGATTAAGAACTTTAGaccaaattcaataaaactaTTAAGTTTACCTTATAATGTGCGCATAAGTTATTCATTCTagtttccttaaaaaaaataatgatttggAGTTTGATCAAATGATTATGCTTCTTTAGTGCTCTTGTTTAGATATAGTTTTCTAAGGTCTTGAAGTACATGAATGCttaactaaatattaatatcattcTTTTCAATACACTGTTCTAAAAGAATTTTATGGAAGGTTCACTTATATGAGCAAGTAATGGATATTATACTGAAGCTACACTCAGACCAACCACTGAAAAATGAATGAGGTTCCAATAAAATTTCCACAGATAGCTCCATTTGTTGCTTTCTGAACTTGGTTTATAAGTGAAATAACTAATGTGTAGTGTTTTTAgtaaaaatacaatacatGATCATTAAAATAGCACAGTGATACATCTTCTTTAGTGCTTCATATTTCAtctttttgtgaaaaatatttttaatgaatgcATGAGAGATTAGCTCTCTGGCATTTCCTATTTAacctatttaatttaaaactaactACATTATGGGGACCCATATGGCTGACGGAACAAGATATTCTCTATAGGTGCTCATTGTTCTTTTCATCATCATTGTTGGTGCATTTGAGGTTGATGTCTCAAATTGGACTCCTTTTGCCCCACATGGTTTTAACTCAATATTGACCGGAGCAACAGTGGTCTTCTTTTCATATGTTGGATTTGATGCAGTTGCTAATTCTGCTGAAGAGTCCAAGAGACCCCAGGTGAATTAAAGAAGATAATTGACATGTCatggttttaattttgtaattggcTGCTAAGACTCTAAAATGTTGTCTTCAATTCTTACTCTGTGAACTTGATGCTTCAGAGGGACTTACCTTTTGGCATAATTGGTAGCCTCCTGGTGTGTGTTGCATTGTACATTGGGGTTTGCTTAGTGATTACTGGAATGGTTCCATACCAATATCTTGGGGAAGATGCACCTTTGGCCCAAGCTTTCACGTCGAGGGGCTTGAAATATGTATCTGTGCTTATCAGCTTTGGTGCTGTTGCTGGACTTACAACCACTCTTTTAGTTGGACTTTATGTTCAGGTAAATTGGATTTTGTCTTAAGCTGCTGCAACAAGTGAGTTATTTGGATCTTTGCTGTGGTCAGCAAGTGATTGCTTGGTTATTCTTAGCAGTCTCGCTTGTATCTTGGACTTGGAAGGGATGGTTTACTACCAGCTATATTTGCCAGAGTACACCCAACACGACATACCCCAGTTCATTCTCAAGTTTGGGTTGGTCTTATTGCCAGCATATTGGCAGGACTTCTAAATGTGCGCGTGCTCTCACATATTCTATCAGTTGGAACCTTGGTATgttcttttcatatttcatttctatttctTAACTTGGTAAGAGCAGGAAAcagttctttctttttttattttgtttttcttttgctttatgAAGCATAATATTTTGTGGCTGTAATCTTGGAAATTGCATGAGCATTTAAAGATCTAAAGTTGTTATACTTGATAAacttttattctaaaaagCACCTTATGAAAGTCTAATTATGATGAGGTTTTATTCAGACAGGGTATTCAGTTGTTTCAGCATGCGTGTTGACCCTCCGCTGGAAGGATAAGACTTCAAGTCAGGCTTCTACCAGGAGGATTTCTAGAAGAGGAGAAGGCATCATTTGCCTTTTCACAATTGCCTGTTGTGGTTTTGCAGCAGGAGTTCTTTTCCGTTATGGTgcttcatttgtttttctgaTTTTGGCGGCtgttattgcaattttttctgcTGGAGCTCTTTATCTACGGCAAGTAAGTTTCTTCAACTTGACATCCAAATGATGCTTCATTAGATTTTTGATGAAGTTGCATGCTTTTATCTTCAATTTGATTCAGAAAG
The nucleotide sequence above comes from Sesamum indicum cultivar Zhongzhi No. 13 linkage group LG11, S_indicum_v1.0, whole genome shotgun sequence. Encoded proteins:
- the LOC105173279 gene encoding cationic amino acid transporter 9, chloroplastic, which produces MRIELSSGMTSSSSSSASSFFSRFWSSALRSKPLSPAVETSVRTSSGDGLVRRLGLLDLILLGIGASIGAGIFVVTGTVARDAGPGVTISFIIAGASCVLNALCYAELASRFPAVVGGAYMYTYSAFNELTAFLVFAQLMLDYHIAAASIARSLASYVVTVLELIPFLKDNIPSWVGHGEEVLGALSINILAPILLVLLTVVLCWGVGESSILNSIMTVTKVLIVLFIIIVGAFEVDVSNWTPFAPHGFNSILTGATVVFFSYVGFDAVANSAEESKRPQRDLPFGIIGSLLVCVALYIGVCLVITGMVPYQYLGEDAPLAQAFTSRGLKYVSVLISFGAVAGLTTTLLVGLYVQSRLYLGLGRDGLLPAIFARVHPTRHTPVHSQVWVGLIASILAGLLNVRVLSHILSVGTLTGYSVVSACVLTLRWKDKTSSQASTRRISRRGEGIICLFTIACCGFAAGVLFRYGASFVFLILAAVIAIFSAGALYLRQVYTDPPGFSCPGVPIIPSVSIFFNIFLFAQLHYEAWVRFVVLSIVTVGVYAFYSQYHADPLGSNASIVYHRAPAEEAP